Proteins found in one Pocillopora verrucosa isolate sample1 chromosome 12, ASM3666991v2, whole genome shotgun sequence genomic segment:
- the LOC131787193 gene encoding melanocyte-stimulating hormone receptor-like, whose translation MLITNFTRGGTQTKTLDELLCSSSLMSILQQESLSFAAVNILLSITAFVGNSLILVALHRESSLHPPSKLLYRCLATTDLLVGLVSQPLAASGWMFAAHEHWIPCRYASTATFITSYVSCGVSLLTIPAISVDRLLALLLRLRYRQIVTLKRTYIIVVTFWVLSSVAALCYAFDYRISIWYGTIVILLCHVISIVSYTKIFCALSHHHTRIQDHVQQQPSQPNAVNITQYKKAVYSALWVQLALVVCYLPYGLLEILIRQRKTFPSHLVIMRGVASTVVYFNSTLNPFLYCWKISEVRQAVKQTIRQGFGCP comes from the coding sequence ATGTTGATAACAAATTTCACAAGAGGTGGAACACAGACGAAAACACTTGATGAACTGCTATGTTCTTCCTCTTTGATGAGTATACTTCAACAAGAATCACTTTCTTTCGCAGcagtcaacattctcctctccatcacagcatttgTTGGCAATTCTctcatccttgttgcccttcacagggaatcttcccttcatccgccgtccaaactcttgtatcgttgtctggcaactactgatctgttggttggtctcgTTAGCCAGCCTCTCGCTGCTTCAGGCTGGATGTTTGCTGCTCACGAACACTGGATTCCTTGTCGATACGCAAGTACCGCGACTTTTATCACAAGCTACGTATCATGTGGAGTGTCTTTGTTGACAATAccggccataagcgtggatagacttctcgccctgttgttgcggctgagatacagacaaattgtaactttgaagcgcacatATATCATCGTAGTTACCTTTTGGGTTCTATCCAGTGTCGCTGCTTTATGTTACGCGTTTGATTACCGCATATCCATTTGGTATGGTACTATAGTTATACTATTATGTCACGTTATCTCAATTGTGTCgtacacaaaaatattttgtgctCTAAGTCATCATCATACACGAATACAAGATCATGTCCAACAGcagccgagccaaccaaatgcagTGAATATCACGCAATACAAAAAAGCAGTGTATAGTGCACTGTGGGTTCAGTtggcattagttgtttgttatttgccGTATGGTTTACTGGAAATTCTGatcagacaaagaaaaacttttccatCGCACCTAGTCATCATGAGGGGTGTAGCATCTACAGTAGTTTACTTTAACTCAACGTTAAATCCGTTTCTGTACTGTTGGAAAATaagtgaagtgagacaagcagtaaagcaaacGATCAGACAAGGATTTGGCTGTCCATAA
- the LOC131781628 gene encoding melanocyte-stimulating hormone receptor-like → MAATKSTGDERQTKTFEELVCSSSLAGELQQYSLLLSAVNIFFSLTAFLGNSLIFVALHKISSLHPPSKLLYCCLATTDLLVGLVGQPLTAALWMSVVREQWRLCRFAWEAASISGYGLSLMSLMTVAAMSVDRLLALLLRLRYKQIVTLKRTYFIVVTLWIITVVATLCHALLPRIARWFGRIIIPSCLLISIASYAKIFLALRRHQAQIQDHVQQQPSQPNALNMARYRKAVYSALWVQLVLLACYLPVSVVTTVIGPRQANLSHLVVALGIANTLIYLNSTLNPFLYCWKISEVRQAMKQTIRKALCCSLS, encoded by the coding sequence ATGGCGGCAACAAAGTCCACTGGAGATGAAAGGCAAACGAAAACGTTTGAAGAACTTGTATGCTCCTCTTCTTTGGCAGGCGAATTGCAACAATACTCCTTACTTTTGTCAGcagtcaacatttttttttcccttacagcatttcttgggaattctctGATCTTCGTTGCACTTCACAAGATATCTTCcctccatccgccatccaaactcttgtattgttgtctggcaacaactgatctgttggttggtctggTAGGCCAGCCTCTCACTGCTGCTCTTTGGATGTCGGTTGTTCGTGAACAGTGGAGACTTTGTCGATTCGCTTGGGAAGCAGCCTCCATTTCAGGGTATGGATTGTCTTTAATGTCTTTGATGACAGTGGCAGCCAtgagcgtggacagacttctggCCTTGTTGTTGAGGCTGAGATATAAACAAATTGTAACTCTGAAGCGTACATATTTCATTGTCGTTACTCTTTGGATTATAACCGTTGTCGCTACTCTATGCCACGCGTTACTTCCTCGTATAGCGCGTTGGTTTGGTCGCATTATCATCCCATCTTGCTTATTAATCTCGATTGCTTCATATGCTAAGATTTTTCTCGCTCTTCGCCGTCATCAggctcaaatacaagatcatgttcaacaacagccaagccaaccaaatgcactgaacatggcacgatacagaaaggcagtgtacagtgcactgtgggtgcagttagtgTTACTTGCCTGTTACTTACCAGTTAGTGTAGTGACAACTGTGATAGGTCCTAGACAAGCAAATTTATCACATTTGGTAGTCGCCCTGGGAATAGCCAACACCCTAATTTATTTAAACTCGACGTTAAACCCGTTCCTGtattgctggaagattagtgaagtgagacaagcaaTGAAGCAGACAATCCGAAAAGCACTTTGCTGTTCATTGAGTTAA
- the LOC131790486 gene encoding melanocortin receptor 5-like produces MSTTKFSRGGTLSKIIEELICSPSLVGGLQPASFATVNILLSITTFLGNSLILVALHKESFLHPPSKLLYRCLATTDLLVGLVVQPLAVTYWMSVVHEHWTLCHYAVEAAYIIGSVLCGVSLLTMAAISVDRLLALLSGLRYKEIVTLKSVYIIIAGFWVLCLVASLCTVFDHQRITALCTYILIPLLLLISLASYTKIFRTLRNHQAQEQDHVQQKPSQPRLLNMARYRKAVHSALWVQSVLVVCYTPYLIVRIVLTYSTTYSSQLGVASAMTVILVHFNSTLNPFLYCWKISEVRRAMKQTIRQALCCPWS; encoded by the coding sequence ATGTCGACAACAAAGTTCAGCAGAGGTGGAACACtgtcaaaaataattgaagaacTGATATGCAGCCCCTCTTTGGTGGGTGGGCTTCAACCAGCATCTTTCGCAAcagtcaacattctcctctccatcacaacatttcttgggaattctcttatccttgttgcccttcacaaggaatctttccttcatccgccgtccaaactcttgtatcgttgtctggcaacaactgatctgttggttggtcttgttgtCCAGCCTCTCGCTGTTACCTATTGGATGTCCGTGGTTCACGAACATTGGACTCTTTGTCATTACGCAGTGGAAGCAGCCTACATCATAGGCTCAGTATTATGTGGAGTTTCCTTGTTGACGATGGCGgcaataagcgtggacagacttctcgccctgcTGTCGGGGctgagatacaaagagattgtaactttgaagagTGTTTATATCATTATAGCTGGCTTTTGGGTTTTATGCCTTGTCGCCTCTTTATGCACTGTTTTCGATCATCAGCGTATAACCGCTTTGTGTACCTACATATTGATACCACTTTTACTGCTTATTTCActcgcctcgtacacaaagatatttCGCACTCTTAGAAATCATCAGGCACAAGaacaagatcatgttcaacaaaAGCCGAGCCAACCAAGGTTAttgaacatggcgcgatacagaaaggcagtacacagtgcactgtgggtacAGTCAGTATTAGTTGTTTGTTACACACCATACCTTATTGTGAGAATTGTTCTCACTTATAGTACAACATACTCATCACAATTAGGCGTCGCATCGGCAATGACAGTTATCTTAGTTCACTTTAACTCGACTTTAAACCCGTTTCTCtattgctggaagattagtgaagtgagacgAGCAATGAAGCAaacaatcagacaagcactttgctgtccATGGAGTTAG
- the LOC131781639 gene encoding trace amine-associated receptor 5-like, with amino-acid sequence METTNLTGNETQAKTFQELLCSPALGGALKQLAIFSSAVNILLSMTAFFGNSLILVALHKESSLHPPSKLLYRCLATTDLLTGLLAHPLVASLWISVVHKHWSICRFVLDANFVTSYVLHFVSLMTTTAISVDRLLALLLGLRYRQNVNLKRIYVALVLFWVVPCMDTLFFLFVPLIPPWLGPIIIPSCLVISVASYIKIFRTLSRHRAQVQEHVQQQSSQPNALTMARCKKAMYSALWVQLALVVCYVPLSIVVLVITHTKTYSPLLMVIREIAITFAYLNSTLNPFLYCWKIHEVRRAVKQIIRQVICWPWI; translated from the coding sequence ATGGAGACAACAAATTTAACAGGAAATGAAACACaggcaaaaacatttcaagaactGCTATGCTCCCCCGCTTTGGGAGGTGCATTAAAACAACTAGCAATATTCTCCTCAGcagtcaacattctcctctccatgACAGCATTTTTTGGCAATTCTctcatccttgttgcccttcacaaggaatcttcccttcatccaccATCCAAACTCTTATACCGTTGTCTTGCTACAACTGATCTTTTAACAGGCCTCCTTGCGCATCCTCTTGTTGCTTCTCTCTGGATATCAGTGGTTCATAAACACTGGAGTATTTGTCGATTCGTACTTGATGCAAACTTCGTAACATCTTATGTATTACATTTTGTGTCTTTAATGACGAcgacggccataagcgtggacagacttctcgccttGTTGTTagggctgagatacagacaaaaTGTGAATTTAAAGCGCATTTATGTGGCTCTAGTGCTTTTTTGGGTTGTCCCCTGTATGGACACCCTattctttctgtttgttccCCTCATACCCCCTTGGTTGGGTCCTATCATCATACCGTCTTGCTTAGTAATCTCAGTCGCTTCGTATATTAAGATTTTCCGCACTCTCAGTCGTCACCGGGCTCAAGTACAAGAGCATGTTCAACAACAATCGAGCCAACCAAACGCACTGACCATGGCACGATGCAAAAAGGCAatgtacagtgcactgtgggtgcagttagcattagttgtcTGTTATGTACCATTGAGTATAGTTGTGCTGGTAATAACTCATACTAAGACATACTCACCACTTTTAATGGTTATTAGAGAAATAGCAATTACTTTTGCTTACTTAAAttccactttgaacccgttcctttactgctggaagatccATGAAGTGAGACGAGCTGTAAAGCAGATAATCAGACAAGTGATATGTTGGCCATGGATTTAG
- the LOC136277364 gene encoding melanocyte-stimulating hormone receptor-like produces MTATNSSGDGPQMKTLEDLVCSSSLAGELQQYSLLLSAVNIFFSLTAFLGNSLIFVALHKISSLHAPSKLLYRCLATTDLLVGLVSQPLVATLWISVVHEQWRLCRFAWKAASISGYGLCLMSLLTMAAMSVDRHLALLLGLRYKQIVTLKRTYVIVVTLWIITVVTTLYRTLLSRIARWFGRIIISSCLLISITSYAKIFRALRRHQAQIQDHVQHQPSQPNAPNMGQYRKAVYSALWVQLALLACYVPVSVVAIVMAHRQANLSHLVVALGIANTVVNLNSTLNPFLYCWKISEVRQAVKQTIRQALYCPWT; encoded by the coding sequence ATGACGGCAACAAATTCCTCGGGGGATGGACCGCAGATGAAAACATTAGAAGATCTTGTATGCTCCTCTTCTTTAGCGGGCGAATTGCAACAATATTCCTTGCTTTTGTCAGcagtcaacatttttttttcccttacagcatttcttgggaattctctGATCTTTGTTGCACTTCACAAGATATCTTCCCTCCATgcgccgtccaaactcttgtatcgttgtctcgcaacaactgatctgttggttggtctggTAAGCCAGCCTCTCGTTGCTACTCTTTGGATTTCGGTTGTTCATGAACAGTGGAGACTTTGTCGATTCGCATGGAAAGCAGCCTCCATTTCAGGGtatggattatgtttaatgtctTTGTTGACCATGGCAGCCATGAGCGTGGACAGACATCTGGCCTTgttgttggggctgagatacaaacaaattgtaactttgaagcgcacatATGTCATTGTCGTTACTCTTTGGATTATAACCGTTGTCACTACTCTATACCGCACGTTACTTTCTCGTATAGCGCGTTGGTTTGGTCGCATTATTATCTCATCTTGCCTATTAATCTCGATTACATCATATGCTAAGATTTTCCGCGCTCTTCGCCGTCATCAggctcaaatacaagatcatgttcaacaccagccgagccaaccaaatgcaccGAACATGGGGCaatacagaaaggcagtgtacagtgcactgtgggtgcagttagcgTTACTTGCTTGTTACGTACCAGTTAGTGTAGTGGCAATTGTAATGGCTCACAGACAAGCAAATTTATCACATTTAGTTGTCGCCCTGGGAATAGCAAACACCGTAGTGAATTTGAACTCGACGTTAAATCCGTTcctatactgctggaagattagtgaagtgagacaagcagtgaagcagacaatcagacaggCACTTTACTGTCCATGGACTTAG
- the LOC131787191 gene encoding melanocyte-stimulating hormone receptor-like: MLISNFTRRGTQAKTFEELTCSPSLVGGLRQESLSFAAVNILLSITAFVGNSLILIALHKESSLHPPSKLLYRCLATTDLLVGLVGQPLAASSWMFSAHEHWIPCRYASTATFITSYILCGVSLLTMTAISVDRLLAILLQLKYKQIVTLKRTYIIVVTFWVQSIVAALCYTLDYRVFFWYGLIVVPLCYVTSIVSYTKIFCALSHHRAQIRDYVTQPSQPNAVNTTQCKKAVYNALWVQLALVVCYLPYALVEIVISRTKTDPSHLVIMRDAASILAFFNSTLNPFLYCWKISEVRQAVKRTIRQAFSRP; encoded by the coding sequence ATgttgatatcaaatttcacaaGAAGAGGAACACAGGCgaaaacatttgaagaactgACATGCTCTCCCTCTTTGGTGGGTGGACTTCGACAAGAATCACTTTCTTTCGCAGcagtcaacattctcctctccatcacagcatttgTTGGAAATTCTCTCATCCTTATTGCCCTTCACAAagaatcttcccttcatccgccgtccaaactcttgtatcgttgtctggcaactactgatctgttggttggtctcgTAGGCCAGCCTCTAGCTGCTTCAAGCTGGATGTTTAGTGCTCACGAACACTGGATTCCTTGTCGATACGCAAGTACCGCGACCTTTATCACAAGCTACATATTATGTGGAGTGTCTTTGTTGAcaatgacggccataagcgtcGACAGACTTCTCGCCATATTGCTGCAGctgaaatacaaacaaattgtaactttgaagcggACGTATATCATTGTAGTTACCTTTTGGGTTCAATCCATCGTCGCTGCTTTATGTTACACGTTAGATTACCGTGTATTCTTCTGGTATGGCCTTATAGTTGTACCATTATGCTACGTTACCTCAATTGTGTCgtacacaaaaatattttgcgcTCTAAGTCATCATCGTGCTCAAATACGAGATTATGTTACacagccgagccaaccaaatgcagTGAATACCACACAATGCAAAAAGGCAGTGTACAATGCACTGTGGGTTCAGTtggcattagttgtttgttatttgccGTATGCTTTAGTGGAAATTGTGATCAGCCGAACCAAAACAGATCCATCGCACCTAGTCATCATGAGGGATGCAGCAAGCATATTAGCTTTCTTTAACTCAACGTTAAATCCGTTTCTGTACTGCTGGAAAATaagtgaagtgagacaagcagtaaagcgAACGATCAGACAAGCATTTAGCCGTCCATAA
- the LOC131790481 gene encoding melanocortin receptor 5-like: MSIKNLSKSGTQTKTYKELLCSPSLVGGLQQESVFFAAVNIFLSITTFLGNSLILVALHKESSLHPPSKLLYRCLATTDLLVGLVVQPLSVAYWMSVVHDHWRLCHYAVEAAYITGVALCGVSLLTMMAISVDRLIALLSGLRYKEIVTLKRIYIIIASFWVLCLVASLCTIFDQRIIALCAYILIPLSLLISLASYTKIFRTLRNHQEQVQDHVQQQPSQPSALNMARYRKAVHSALWIQLALVVCYTPLFVVEIAVNYSTTYSSQLVITGGMTTILVYFNSTLNPFLYCWKISEVRRTMKQTIRQALCCPWS, encoded by the coding sequence ATGTcgataaaaaatttaagtaaGAGTGGAACACAGACGAAAACATATAAAGAACTGCTATGTTCACCCTCTTTAGTGGGTGGGCTTCAACAAGAATCAGTTTTTTTCGCAGCAgtcaacattttcctctccatcacaacaTTCCTTGGGAATTCTctcatccttgttgcccttcataAAGAATCTTCGcttcatccgccgtccaaactcttgtatcgttgtctggcaacaactgatctgttggttggtcttgttgtTCAGCCTCTCAGTGTAGCTTATTGGATGTCGGTGGTTCACGATCACTGGCGCCTTTGTCATTACGCAGTGGAAGCAGCCTACATCACAGGCGTAGCATTATGTGGAGTTTCTTTGCTGACGATGATGgcaataagcgtggacagacttatCGCCCTGTTGTCGGGGctgagatacaaagagattgtaactttgaaaCGCATTTATATCATTATAGCTAGCTTTTGGGTTTTATGTCTTGTCGCCTCTTTATGCACCATTTTCGATCAGCGTATAATCGCTTTGTGTGCCTATATATTGATACCACTTTCACTGCTTATTTCActcgcctcgtacacaaagatatttCGCACTCTTAGAAATCATCAGGAAcaagtacaagatcatgttcaacaacagccgagccaaccaagtgcactgaacatggcgcgatacagaaaggcagtacACAGTGCACTGTGGATtcagttagcattagttgtttgcTATACACCACTCTTTGTAGTGGAAATTGCAGTCAATTATAGTACAACATATTCATCACAATTAGTCATCACAGGGGGAATGACAACTATCCTTGTTTACTTTAACTCGACcttaaacccgtttctttactgctggaagataagtgaaGTAAGGCGAACAatgaagcagacaatcagacaagcactttgctgtccATGGAGTTAG